The proteins below are encoded in one region of Coffea arabica cultivar ET-39 chromosome 4c, Coffea Arabica ET-39 HiFi, whole genome shotgun sequence:
- the LOC113740383 gene encoding pentatricopeptide repeat-containing protein At1g74750-like: protein MLRAKQLGTLSQSARSFILSGSRCSAADGSSCTCSEDETCVSGRPHRKHELPQRAISSPVVSRPSVAVGSLISKDAGKTADNQKLDVKHPVSQPQVTPVSSSIKRENCVNYADFDGTGVMHPSPPIADQFVKAGIAAVGFLSDLVSYKISMTDGGGILGSPQNSVVEQAKPIHVRASNVKTVRREKVHPQSHPHTTAGSSATNNSNASKGRADKSTSVKSTGNLSNNGMGNYVEANGIALESCDRKRSMPQRSKTYPSHFVPNVHNGEKKIVKDMTEGFARSVRETKVLRGVAPIAREFSGSGHVVDNVSHMLQQMKWGPVTEESLRKLNCSLDAFQANKILKQLQDYTVALGFFYWLKKQPGFKHDGHTYTTMVGILGRARQFGAINKLLDQMVMEGCQPNVVTYNRLIHSYGRANYLNEAINVFNKMQKAGCQPDRVTYCTLIDIHAKAGYLDVAMDMYQRMQEFGLSPDTFTYSVIINCLGKAGHLADAHKLFCEMVNQGCVPNLVTYNIMIALHAKARNYQNALQLYRDMQNAGFEPDKVTYSIVMEVLGHCGYLEEAEAVFAEMKRKNWVPDEPVYGLLVDVWGKVGNAEKAWEWYRAMLNAGLRPNVPTCNSLLSAFLRVHRLSDAYNLLQSMLSLGLNPSLQTYTLLLSCCTEAKTSFDMSFCCQLMAVTCHPAHMFLLSMPAAGPDGQNVRDHASNFLDFMHSEDRESKRGLVDAVVDFLHKTGLKEEAGSVWEVAAQKNVYPDAVREKSSCYWLINLHVMSDGTAVTALSRTLAWFRRQMLASGICPSRIDIVTGWGRRSRVTGSSLVRQAVQELLNVFSFPFVTENGNSGCFVGCGEPLSRWLVQSYVERMHLL from the coding sequence ATGCTACGTGCAAAGCAGCTTGGTACACTTTCTCAGTCAGCGAGGTCTTTTATTCTTAGTGGTTCAAGGTGTAGTGCAGCAGATGGAAGTTCATGCACTTGTTCTGAAGATGAGACCTGTGTTTCTGGGAGGCCTCATAGGAAACATGAATTGCCACAACGGGCAATATCATCCCCCGTTGTGTCTAGACCTTCGGTAGCAGTAGGTTCTCTCATTTCAAAAGATGCTGGAAAAACTGCGGACAATCAAAAACTGGATGTTAAGCATCCAGTCTCGCAGCCGCAAGTCACACCTGTCTCCAGCtcaatcaaaagagaaaattgtgtaAATTATGCTGACTTTGATGGTACTGGTGTAATGCATCCATCACCTCCAATTGCTGACCAGTTTGTCAAGGCAGGCATTGCTGCTGTCGGCTTTTTGTCTGATTTGGTAAGTTATAAGATTTCAATGACAGATGGAGGTGGAATTCTTGGCTCACCTCAAAACTCTGTTGTTGAGCAGGCAAAGCCAATCCATGTCAGAGCTTCAAATGTTAAAACTGTAAGAAGAGAAAAAGTCCATCCGCAATCCCACCCTCATACCACAGCTGGATCAAGTGCAACAAATAACTCGAATGCTTCAAAGGGCAGAGCAGATAAATCTACTTCAGTGAAAAGTACTGGTAATTTGTCAAATAATGGAATGGGGAACTATGTGGAAGCCAATGGGATTGCTTTGGAATCTTGTGACAGGAAAAGATCAATGCCTCAGAGATCTAAAACCTACCCTAGTCACTTTGTTCCAAATGTGCACAATGGAGAAAAAAAGATAGTCAAAGACATGACTGAAGGTTTTGCTAGGTCTGTGAGAGAAACCAAGGTACTGAGAGGAGTTGCTCCTATTGCTAGGGAGTTTTCAGGCTCTGGCCATGTGGTTGataatgtttctcacatgttaCAGCAGATGAAGTGGGGACCTGTAACTGAAGAGTCTCTTAGAAAACTCAACTGCTCTCTGGATGCTTTCCAAGCTAACAAAATTTTAAAGCAGCTTCAAGATTATACCGTTGCTCTTGGATTTTTCTATTGGTTGAAAAAGCAACCTGGGTTCAAGCATGATGGACATACCTACACCACCATGGTTGGTATCCTTGGCCGAGCCAGGCAATTTGGGGCAATAAACAAGTTGCTTGACCAAATGGTCATGGAGGGATGCCAACCTAATGTTGTAACATACAATCGACTTATTCACAGTTATGGCCGGGCAAACTATTTAAATGAGGCTATCAATGTCTTCAACAAGATGCAGAAGGCAGGCTGTCAACCTGACCGTGTAACCTATTGTACGCTTATTGATATTCATGCAAAAGCAGGGTATCTAGATGTTGCTATGGACATGTACCAGAGGATGCAAGAATTTGGGCTCTCTCCAGACACATTCACTTATAGTGTCATCATTAATTGTCTTGGGAAAGCTGGTCACTTGGCTGATGCTCATAAGCTGTTTTGCGAGATGGTTAATCAGGGATGTGTACCTAATTTAGTGACATACAATATCATGATTGCTCTGCATGCTAAGGCAAGGAATTACCAAAATGCTTTGCAGCTGTACCGTGACATGCAAAATGCTGGCTTTGAACCAGACAAAGTGACGTACAGCATAGTGATGGAGGTGCTTGGTCACTGTGGCTATCTGGAGGAAGCAGAGGCAGTTTTTGCTGAGATGAAAAGGAAGAACTGGGTTCCAGATGAGCCAGTGTATGGTCTTCTTGTGGACGTCTGGGGAAAGGTTGGGAATGCTGAAAAGGCCTGGGAATGGTATAGAGCCATGCTTAATGCAGGTTTACGCCCTAATGTGCCTACTTGTAATTCTCTTCTCAGTGCTTTTCTTAGGGTTCATCGACTCTCAGATGCATATAACCTGCTCCAGAGCATGCTTAGTTTGGGGCTCAATCCTTCTTTGCAAACTTACACCTTACTCCTTAGTTGTTGTACAGAAGCCAAAACATCATTTGACATGTCATTTTGTTGCCAGCTGATGGCTGTCACATGCCACCCAGCACATATGTTCTTGTTGTCCATGCCAGCAGCAGGACCTGACGGGCAGAATGTGAGGGATCATGCGAGCAACTTCTTAGATTTTATGCATAGTGAAGATAGAGAGAGTAAGAGGGGACTTGTGGATGCAGTAGTTGATTTTCTTCACAAGACAGGTCTTAAGGAGGAAGCTGGGTCTGTTTGGGAGGTTGCTGCACAGAAAAATGTTTATCCTGATGCTGTTAGGGAGAAAAGTTCTTGTTATTGGCTTATAAACTTGCACGTCATGTCGGATGGAACTGCTGTAACAGCACTGTCAAGGACACTTGCCTGGTTTCGTCGTCAGATGCTTGCTTCAGGGATTTGTCCAAGTCGGATCGATATTGTGACAGGCTGGGGCAGGAGGAGCAGGGTAACGGGGTCATCTCTGGTGCGGCAGGCTGTGCAGGAGTTGCTTAACGTGTTTAGCTTCCCTTTTGTCACTGAGAATGGTAATTCTGGGTGTTTTGTGGGGTGTGGAGAACCTCTTAGCAGGTGGTTGGTGCAATCATATGTTGAGCGCATGCATTTGCTGTAG